The proteins below are encoded in one region of Mycobacterium shinjukuense:
- the dusB gene encoding tRNA dihydrouridine synthase DusB has protein sequence MAGVTNVAFRTLCREFGSMHGDPLRPPPLPSQPEQSRVGTVSGLYVCEMVTARALVERHPVTMHMTTFAADESPRSLQLYTVDPDTTYAAVRMVADEGLADHIDMNFGCPVPKVTKRGGGAALPFKRRLFGQIVAAAVRATEGTDIPVTVKFRIGIDDAHHTHLDAGRIAEAEGAAAVALHARTAAQRYSGTADWQQIALLKQHVRTIPVLGNGDIYDASDALAMMATTGCDGVVIGRGCLGRPWLFAELSAAFTGRPAPTPPTLGEVADVVRRHGALLTAHFGEDKGMRDIRKHVAWYLHGFPAGSDVRRALALVKTVDELDRLLDRLDGSVPFPSAANGPRGRQGSPARVALPDGWLSDPDDCRVPDGADVMHSGG, from the coding sequence ATGGCCGGGGTGACCAACGTCGCGTTCCGCACGCTGTGTCGCGAGTTCGGTTCGATGCACGGCGACCCGCTGCGCCCGCCGCCCTTGCCATCGCAACCAGAGCAGTCCAGGGTCGGCACGGTCAGCGGGCTGTACGTCTGCGAGATGGTGACCGCCCGTGCGCTCGTCGAGCGCCACCCGGTCACCATGCATATGACGACGTTCGCTGCCGACGAGTCACCGCGTTCGCTGCAGCTCTACACCGTCGACCCGGACACCACCTACGCCGCGGTCCGCATGGTCGCCGACGAGGGTTTGGCCGATCACATCGACATGAACTTCGGCTGTCCGGTGCCCAAGGTGACCAAGCGTGGCGGCGGGGCGGCGCTGCCGTTCAAGCGGCGCCTGTTCGGCCAGATCGTGGCGGCCGCCGTGCGCGCCACCGAGGGCACCGACATACCGGTGACGGTCAAGTTCCGCATCGGCATCGACGATGCCCACCACACACACCTGGATGCCGGCCGCATCGCCGAAGCCGAAGGCGCCGCCGCCGTCGCGCTGCACGCCCGGACGGCGGCACAACGCTACTCGGGCACCGCCGATTGGCAGCAGATCGCCCTGCTCAAGCAGCATGTCCGGACGATTCCGGTGTTGGGCAACGGCGACATCTACGACGCCAGCGATGCGCTGGCCATGATGGCGACCACCGGATGCGACGGCGTCGTCATCGGCCGTGGCTGCTTGGGCAGGCCATGGCTGTTTGCCGAGTTGTCGGCCGCGTTCACCGGCCGCCCGGCGCCCACCCCGCCCACCCTGGGCGAGGTCGCCGACGTTGTCCGTCGTCACGGTGCCCTGCTGACCGCCCACTTCGGTGAAGACAAAGGCATGCGCGACATCCGCAAGCACGTCGCCTGGTATCTGCATGGCTTCCCGGCCGGATCCGATGTGCGACGGGCATTGGCCCTGGTCAAGACCGTCGACGAACTTGACCGCCTGCTGGACCGGCTGGACGGCAGTGTCCCGTTTCCCAGCGCCGCCAACGGTCCCCGGGGTCGGCAAGGTTCACCCGCCCGGGTGGCCCTGCCCGACGGCTGGCTAAGCGACCCGGATGACTGCCGGGTGCCCGACGGGGCGGACGTCATGCACTCGGGCGGGTGA
- a CDS encoding TIGR04255 family protein translates to MLPETNQNGVQPNAPVALVTMEIRHPATDSLTESASRELKHLLIDHLPIERQAQDVSWGMTAPGAAPTPIADRFVRFTNRDNTVAASLKNQAIVVETTAYSSFETFTDIVLRVVDARAQVSSIVGLERIGLRYVLEIRVPAGVDGRVDWRNWIDEQLLGPQRFAPGGLFLTEWQGAVVYREAQPGKSLVVRYGPGVGQALDPNYHLRRVTPAQTGPFFLMDIDSFWTPPSGSIPEYNRDALVSTFQDLYGPARVVFQEMITNRLKDELLRQ, encoded by the coding sequence ATGCTGCCCGAGACAAATCAGAATGGGGTCCAACCCAACGCACCGGTCGCTCTGGTGACCATGGAAATCCGTCACCCGGCAACGGATTCTCTCACCGAGTCAGCGAGCCGGGAACTCAAACACCTGCTCATCGATCACTTGCCGATCGAACGCCAGGCGCAGGACGTCAGTTGGGGGATGACGGCCCCGGGCGCGGCGCCAACCCCGATCGCGGATCGCTTCGTCCGTTTCACCAACCGCGATAACACCGTTGCCGCGTCCCTGAAAAACCAGGCGATCGTCGTCGAAACCACCGCCTACAGCAGCTTTGAGACGTTCACCGACATCGTGTTGCGGGTGGTGGACGCGCGCGCACAGGTTTCGTCGATTGTCGGGTTGGAGCGCATCGGTCTGCGGTATGTCCTCGAAATCCGAGTGCCGGCCGGTGTCGATGGCCGTGTCGACTGGCGCAACTGGATCGACGAGCAGTTGCTCGGGCCCCAGCGCTTCGCCCCGGGTGGCCTGTTCCTGACCGAGTGGCAGGGGGCCGTGGTCTACCGCGAGGCCCAGCCCGGCAAATCGCTCGTCGTGCGCTATGGGCCGGGCGTTGGGCAGGCGCTCGATCCGAATTACCACCTGCGCCGGGTCACCCCGGCCCAGACCGGACCTTTCTTCCTGATGGATATCGACAGCTTCTGGACTCCGCCCAGCGGTTCCATTCCCGAATACAACAGGGACGCGCTGGTGTCGACCTTCCAGGATCTGTACGGTCCGGCTCGGGTGGTGTTCCAGGAGATGATCACCAACCGCCTCAAAGACGAGCTGCTTCGCCAATAG
- a CDS encoding ArsR/SmtB family transcription factor: MHADNRYYRLPDDQVGLVVEVFRMLADATRVQVLWSLANGEMSVSELAGHVGKPAPSVSQHLAKLRMARLVRTRRDGTTIFYSLENDHVRQLVIDAVFNAEHAGPGVPRHHRADAGLQSVSEA; the protein is encoded by the coding sequence ATGCATGCAGATAATAGATATTATCGGTTGCCCGACGATCAGGTCGGTCTAGTTGTCGAGGTGTTCCGCATGCTGGCCGACGCCACCCGGGTGCAGGTGTTGTGGTCGCTGGCAAATGGCGAGATGTCGGTCAGCGAGCTCGCCGGGCACGTCGGCAAGCCGGCGCCGTCGGTTTCCCAACACCTCGCCAAGCTGCGGATGGCGCGGCTGGTGCGCACCCGCCGAGACGGAACGACGATCTTCTACAGCCTGGAAAACGACCATGTGCGCCAACTGGTCATCGACGCCGTCTTCAACGCCGAGCACGCCGGCCCCGGGGTCCCCCGTCATCACCGTGCCGACGCCGGCTTGCAGTCAGTTTCCGAAGCGTGA
- a CDS encoding zinc transporter Slc39a7 — translation MIEDHTHDGPHTHEHRHGDLTHSHAHTTHEHEHVEHVHAHSHDDGTEHTHPHVHQAGLEDVHSHAHN, via the coding sequence ATGATCGAGGACCACACTCACGATGGGCCGCATACCCACGAGCACCGGCACGGCGACCTGACGCACAGTCACGCACACACCACCCACGAGCACGAGCACGTCGAGCACGTGCACGCGCATTCCCACGACGACGGCACCGAGCACACCCATCCGCACGTGCATCAGGCCGGCCTGGAAGACGTTCACAGCCACGCCCACAACTGA
- a CDS encoding class I SAM-dependent methyltransferase has translation MARTDRDRWDLATSVGATATMVAAQRALAASPEYALIDDPFAAPLVRAVGMEVYIRLLDGQIPVEQDSEFDPARMARGMACRTRFFDRFFLDATGSGIGQVVILASGLDARAYRLPWPAGTVVYEADMPEVIEFKTSTLRGLGAEPTAERRTVAVDLRDDWAVALQAAGFDPKARTVWSAEGLLVYLPDVAQDALFDNITALSAPGSRLAFEFVPDTAIFQDERWRSHHDRMRELGFDIDFNDLVYHGQRSHIVDYLARAGWRTSSRTVKELHEENGFGYPDDDLAAAFADLTYCSAVLTG, from the coding sequence ATGGCGCGCACCGATCGTGACCGCTGGGACCTGGCGACGAGTGTCGGGGCGACGGCAACCATGGTCGCCGCGCAGCGGGCGCTGGCGGCCAGCCCGGAATATGCGTTGATCGACGACCCGTTCGCGGCGCCGCTGGTGCGCGCGGTCGGGATGGAGGTCTATATCCGGCTGCTGGACGGGCAGATTCCCGTCGAGCAGGACTCCGAGTTCGATCCGGCGCGAATGGCTCGGGGAATGGCCTGCCGGACCCGGTTCTTCGACCGGTTCTTCCTCGATGCCACGGGCAGTGGCATCGGCCAAGTGGTCATCCTCGCCTCGGGCCTGGACGCGCGGGCCTACCGCCTGCCCTGGCCGGCGGGCACCGTCGTCTACGAGGCGGATATGCCGGAGGTGATCGAGTTCAAGACCTCGACGTTGCGCGGTCTTGGCGCCGAGCCGACCGCCGAGCGGCGGACCGTCGCGGTCGACCTGCGCGACGATTGGGCCGTGGCGCTGCAGGCGGCCGGATTCGACCCGAAGGCTCGCACGGTGTGGAGCGCGGAGGGCTTGCTGGTCTACCTGCCCGACGTGGCCCAGGACGCGCTGTTCGACAACATCACCGCGCTGAGCGCCCCCGGCAGTCGGCTGGCCTTCGAATTCGTGCCGGACACGGCGATTTTCCAGGATGAGCGGTGGCGCTCGCATCACGACCGGATGCGGGAACTCGGGTTTGACATCGATTTCAACGATCTGGTTTACCACGGACAGCGCAGCCACATCGTCGACTACCTGGCCCGCGCCGGCTGGCGGACCTCGTCACGCACGGTCAAGGAGTTGCACGAGGAGAACGGCTTTGGCTATCCCGACGACGACCTGGCGGCCGCCTTCGCCGATCTGACCTATTGCAGCGCGGTGCTCACCGGCTAA
- a CDS encoding acyl-ACP desaturase produces MSAELTDLQLLHELEPVVEDKLNRHLGMHKNWNPHDYIPWSDGKNFYALGGQDWDPEQSRLSDVAQVAMVQNLVTEDNLPSYHREIAMNFGMDGAWGQWVNRWTAEENRHGIALRDYLVVTRAVDPVELEKLRLEVVNRGFSPGQNHQGNYFAERLTDSVIYVTFQELATRVSHRNTGKACEETVADQLMAKISADENLHMIFYRDVSEAAFDIAPNQAMHSLHKVLRHFKMPGFLVPEFRRKAVIIAVGGVYDIRIHLDEVVKPVLKKWRIFEREDFTGEAAWMRDDLGVLMEELEAECDKFEESKRRYLERQARVAEKMTARKVLTTKGTLRMSGR; encoded by the coding sequence ATGTCGGCCGAGCTGACCGATCTACAGCTGTTACACGAACTTGAACCGGTCGTTGAGGACAAACTCAATCGGCACCTTGGCATGCACAAGAACTGGAACCCGCACGACTACATCCCGTGGTCGGACGGCAAGAACTTCTACGCCCTGGGCGGCCAGGATTGGGACCCCGAGCAGAGCCGGCTCTCCGACGTCGCGCAGGTCGCGATGGTGCAGAACCTGGTCACCGAGGACAACCTGCCGTCATATCACCGCGAGATCGCGATGAACTTCGGCATGGACGGCGCTTGGGGCCAATGGGTCAACCGCTGGACCGCCGAGGAGAACCGGCACGGCATCGCGCTGCGTGACTACCTGGTCGTCACGCGTGCGGTCGACCCCGTCGAGCTGGAAAAGCTGCGCCTGGAGGTGGTCAACCGCGGCTTCAGCCCGGGACAGAACCACCAGGGGAACTATTTCGCCGAGCGCCTGACCGACTCGGTCATCTATGTCACCTTCCAGGAGCTGGCGACCCGGGTTTCGCACCGCAACACCGGTAAGGCCTGCGAGGAAACCGTCGCCGACCAACTGATGGCCAAGATTTCGGCCGACGAGAACCTGCACATGATCTTCTACCGCGACGTCAGCGAGGCCGCGTTTGACATCGCGCCCAACCAAGCGATGCACTCGCTGCACAAGGTGCTGCGCCACTTCAAGATGCCCGGCTTCCTGGTGCCCGAGTTCCGCCGCAAGGCGGTGATCATCGCCGTCGGCGGCGTGTACGACATCCGCATCCATCTCGACGAGGTGGTCAAGCCGGTGCTGAAGAAGTGGCGCATCTTCGAGCGCGAGGATTTCACCGGCGAGGCCGCCTGGATGCGCGATGACCTCGGCGTGCTGATGGAAGAGCTGGAAGCGGAATGCGACAAGTTCGAGGAGTCCAAGCGGCGCTACCTGGAGCGTCAGGCCCGCGTGGCTGAGAAGATGACCGCCCGCAAGGTGCTCACCACCAAGGGCACGTTGAGGATGAGCGGGCGGTAG
- a CDS encoding TetR/AcrR family transcriptional regulator, translated as MQTGQRRARWVGLPIEHRNAMRRDNLIAAGVELLGGEGGPALTVRAVCRRAGLTERYFYESFADREQFVRAVYDDVCTRAMAALTSATTPREAVERFVELMVDDPVRGRVLLLAPAGEPVLTRSGAEWMPSFIELLQRKLSRIPDPVLQKLVATSLIGALTGLFTAYLNGQLGATRNQFIDYCVDMLLSTAASYVPHRELVEAEPAVPIRPRD; from the coding sequence GTGCAGACCGGTCAAAGACGGGCCCGCTGGGTCGGCCTCCCCATCGAGCATCGCAACGCCATGCGCCGCGACAACCTCATCGCCGCTGGTGTGGAGCTACTCGGCGGGGAAGGTGGGCCGGCCCTGACCGTGCGCGCGGTGTGTCGCCGTGCCGGCCTGACCGAACGCTACTTCTATGAAAGCTTCGCCGACCGGGAGCAGTTCGTTCGCGCGGTCTACGACGACGTCTGCACGCGAGCCATGGCGGCCCTGACGTCGGCCACAACTCCCCGAGAGGCCGTCGAACGATTCGTCGAACTGATGGTCGACGACCCGGTGCGCGGGCGCGTGTTGTTGCTCGCGCCGGCGGGGGAGCCGGTGCTGACCCGATCCGGGGCGGAATGGATGCCCAGCTTCATCGAGCTACTCCAACGCAAGCTGTCTCGGATTCCCGATCCGGTGCTGCAGAAACTGGTCGCGACCAGTTTGATCGGCGCGCTCACCGGTCTGTTCACCGCCTACCTGAATGGGCAGTTGGGCGCTACCCGCAATCAATTCATCGACTACTGCGTCGACATGCTGCTCAGCACGGCCGCCAGCTATGTGCCCCACCGTGAGCTGGTCGAGGCCGAGCCCGCGGTCCCAATCCGGCCGCGGGACTGA